AATTTATGTTTGACATGAACGATAATTCTGCATGGATATGTAAAAAACTGACTTTGGTAAATGAAGGAGGATATGGCAATAGTTTAAATTCAGTGAAAGTTTAAATCGGACTGCTTATTATTTTCAGGCAACAATTGCTTCTGTGGTTAAGTTTCAAGACGAGGTGAAAGCACGTGGTGAGGTCATGGAGGAATTGTATCAACATGGAAGTGATTTGACTATGGTTTGtctacattcatatacatttaaaGGATTCGGCCAGAAATGAGGAAGTAGAAAGGAAAATATTGCAACTGCGAGGGGAATTTGAAGAGCTTGGATTGCGATTGGGAGAATATTCGGAAAGTTTGGAAAAATGCAAAAATCACTATCAATTTAAGTGGGAATGTGAAAAAGTCGAAAATTGGATTGGTTTGGCTATCATCCTTATTTAGATTCCAATTACAAGTATTTGTGTGACGAAGCTCAAGTTCTTGAAAAGAGCTCCGTTTGGAAAACTTTTTCTAATAAACAAGTTTATAACATTTCGCAGTTAAAAATAATAGGATCGATTTGATAAAAAATTGGAGGAATTTGGCAATGATCGGTTACAAAGTATAAAACAGAATAAAGCGGAACTTGAGTCGGAGTTGGCTCCTGATTTATTGGAGTTTTATTCGAAAATAATGGACAAGTTTATTATTTAGTGTGCAAAATTTAGATGGAACTTTCTTTTGAGAACATGCGAATCTTATCGtctcaaaataaatgaaaaaatgaaagatactCAGGATATTGATGATCTGTTATTCGTGTATTCGAAAAACGCGATTGCTTTCAACACTTGGTGTCAAAACAGTCTCGAAGATTTGTCTGAAGCTGTGAATAGTGCTTCATTGGAAGAAGCTgaagttaataattttatttaaagttaATAGCACTTGAAACTTGCACATGAATCATTCCTTGAAACATGCGAACGTAAAGAAAACGATTATGCATGTTTGGTTGATAATTTCGACCACATTGTCCGATTGTCTGGAGATTTAACTATTTATAACACGATTCCTATCGAAAGGATTACAGAAGTGTGGAATTTGGTGATGGCAGAGTCACAAGTAGTTCTTTGTTAGTATTTTCTAGCGTAAAACTATGGGAATTGAATCCGAATATCAAAGTCAGGTTCGGAACGACggtattttgaagaaatttgccaCTCTTGCCGATGAGTTCCATCGGTGGATGATCTATGTGAGGTTGTTTAGTGCTTTCATTGCCACAGAACTGAGTTGCTGTGTTCTTCCGATACCTTGGAGGCCCAGCTTAGACAGTCGgaggtattttcttttacatagaTTCTAATTTATAGAGTTGGGCTGCCGATATCCGCAATAAAAAAAAGTTGCTtcaagaaattgagaaatatgCTGAAATATTAGAAGGATCGTTAAGCTTCGATAATAAGTACGGTTAAAGTAATATTTGTTTAGATATACGACACACACTGCAGTATCTTTGTCGCAGAGATATGACCAATTGGCTTCCTTTACAACTCGAGTCCAGTTCAGTCTCAAAGAACAAATTCAGGCGAGGAACTATTCGGGAGTGTCTGAGAAGACTATGAAGGAGTTTAATTTAATGTTCctgtaattattgtttttatattttatttagacaTTATGATACTGGTAGGACTGGAAAGCTTAGTATTGAGGACTTTTTTTCATGCCTTCGTGCTCTTGGTGTCTCATTACCCGACGATTCAAAGTTTTATTTGCCTGTTTATAAGGAAATACTTGATCAAGTAAATCCCAGAAGGTTGTTTGACTTGTTATTGATGTGTAGGAAGGATTATGTGAGTATGCAGGAATTTATGACGTACATGATTGGAAGAGAAACGGTAGTTATCCAGTCAGCTAAAGATGTTGATGAAGCATTTCGATTTATTGCCACTGATAGAAGAGAATTTGTGACTAGAGATGAACTTTCTACagttttttgttattgtattaAAATTTAGTTTCTTTCTCCCGAGCTTGTCGATTATTGTGTAAATAATATGGAGGAATATCGCGATGAAACAGGCGAGGTAGTTGAGAACTCATATGACTATGGACAATTTACTGCACGCATGTTTGTTAGTtagattattaatttaattaatttactttcttcttctaattggtttgtttttattagcttttattatattgattttgttatttttgaatttgaattaaaatctcaacAAACTGATTTTTTGTATCCTTTAAATTttctataattatgaatatatttttacaaacgtTCTTTAAAGATTTAGACCGCTCGACGATTATAACTTGTAAAATGTTTGTAGAAATGGGACCACTTTAACACTTTTTATTGACCAAAGGACCAgggtaagccagttaattataatccCCCGTGATCCCCCGATTCAAGCGAGGGAGATCCTACTGAAAGGTTCAATCCTGCCCACAATGATCGgactgagacgacgatgtcccagggccAGAGATCTAGAAGTTttttttcggtaggcattaagtgcctcctgagcgtttccatatccgattggaagttccaactgacatggtggaccccataacgccacgctaagaccggaaggaaggtaagagatccccatttTTTCAACCACAAATCGACATATATGAGTGGGTCAAGGAAAGTCAAAGATTTTGGTCATTTCCCTGCTCAGTGAGGCTAACGTTAACTAACTATAATTCAAACTATGGATATTGTGAATTTTGTTGGATTTAATTCAAGAAGAATTAGTGTGTTTGAAAAAGATGACTACAGTATTCTTGATATATTTTTTGTGGATTGACTGTAAAAAAACAATATCTAATTTTAATTCGttattaataaaaaagaatttcCACAAAATTAGACTTGAGTCTGTAAAGTTTATAAAAAATGCAAAAGTTGTTCTTCAATATGACCATTCAAATTACTTAAGTTGAGCCATATGGCGATTCCATTAGCGATTCTATTaatcaaatttcttcaaaaatttctGTTCTAAACCAGCGCTACAATCTTCAAAAAATGATAGAGTTCCTCGTCATCTCATATgaataattaatgaataaattattaactccaaaaaaagattttcaaaataagTAATGTATTAGTTGAGAACGAATTAAGTTAATTAGGAAGAATCTGGTGAAACCTCGATTTCAATCAATAAATCGTCTGGCGCCACTTTAGATCCAACATCAACAAGAATTTGTTTAACAATTCCTGAACAGGTAGAATCTATGGATATTTCCATTTTCATTGCGCTCAATATAACAAGAACGTCATTTGGTTTGACTATGTCACCAACTTTGACCTTCAGTGATATTATCTCAGCCGGAATTGGCGCACCGACATGTCCTTTATTGGTCTTCAAAGCTTTAACTATTCTCTGTTTATCGGCCGATTCCTTTTGATTTTCTGCAACTAACAACGAACGTGTTTCTCCATTAACTTCAAACACAACCTCCCTATTTCCACCTCCTCTTTCTATTATTCcaacatatttaaaataaactGTCTTTCCAGGTTCTAACTCAACCTATTAATTACTCATTCTAATTATGTCAAATACCTCAAACTCACGTCCCAGCTTGGGGCCTGCAAAAAATACATCAGTTGGTAACTTAGTGACAGGACCATATGTTTGTATGAACTTCCTGAAATCTTCGAAGACTTTAGGATATAAGGCATAGCTAAGAACGTCGTCTATAGAAGCTGCATAGCTAAACTCTTCGCTAAGTTTTTTCTGGATTTTTCCAAAATCAAGAGGTTCCATATCTGCACGTTCTCCggaaacaaattctctccctttaagaatctaaaaaataataaaagaccaCATGACTTTAGTTCTGAGTGGTTCAGGGAAGCCATAATAAGGAACACCAATCATCCCTTTAAAGAAATCAACAACCGACTGAGGTAATGAAAGAGTTTCAACTCGCTCCTCGAGATCTTGGGCAGAAAGTTTATTTTGAACCATAAACTGTGCTAGATCACCAACAACTTTAGAAGAGGGAGTAACCTGATGTAAGATAATTGATATAATACCTTTACAATGTCACCTAAAAGTAAATTAGCCTCACGATATGCTTGCTTTATGGCCTCAAACTGTGATCCCATTCCTAGAGAATGAGCCTGGAACTGGAGATTTGTGTATTGACCaccaaaaaaatcattaattttataaaCCAGGAATTTCGTTGAGATAGACGTCAGCATTTCCACTCTTCATCGTGACTGAAGACTCAAAGGGGCCATAGAGCTGCCGAGCTTGCTCCCAATAGGCAGAATATGTAGAAATATCTTGTGAATTCATTCCAACTACAGTCTAGCCTCTTTTTGGGCAACTAgtgccccaaaaacaggggtttCCCAGATAGAGGGGTTTCAATATTAACGAAAAAAACTAacgttttgttaatttaaaaccaaaagatgTTTATCTTATTTCATTAACAATTTTAGTCTTTACTGTCGGGTAATGATCCGTTATTTTCGTCCGAATTGGTAATTTTGATAATCGATCCATTGTCAAATAATCGATCCAAAAAGACCTTGTCGGGAATGAATGTTTATCACTATTATCGGGTCTCTGAAGCCCTGAACCTTCACATCCATCAAATTAATCATCAAAACAACAGAGAACacgttattattagttattataaataaatgcaaaaattatAACTAAAAAATACTATAATATTAAATGCCCCATAACGGGGTTTATCtataaagaataaacagaaaaaactcCAATAGAAATTCAAATTGCCCCAAAACCCGAGGGTTAAATCCGAGGTGCCCCACGTCCGGGGTCGCCCCAATAAGGGGTTGCACTGTATTATCAAAATAAACCGCAAAGACACGACAAACCACATTTTCTAGGAGTATCTTTGAGTACAGCCACAAATGCTCCCATGCTGGGTTGAGATGTGATTCCGCTAACAGCATCCACAGCCACGTCAATAATATCAGCTCCTGCTGTAGCAACCTGAAGCATTGAGGCAATTcctatattttaaatttctgttgaaatattacCAGTTCCAGCGGTatcatgtgtgtggatatgtaaaGGAATGTGAGGATATCTTTGTTTGATAGCATCTACTAAAATTGTCCCAGATTTAGGTTTCAACAATCCGGCCATGTCCTTAAATTAATCCATCATAGCTACTTTGATGGCTAAAATGTGGCATCCAGTCTCCactattttgtctgccatttccAAATAATAGTCAAGATTGTATTTATCACTTGTTGTACTTGCAACATCTCCTGTATAACAGATGGCAGCTTCCACAATCCCGCCTTtgaataaaaaatgatttataacCGGCGTTTCCTACAGCCTCGATCCCAACTCTGAGATTTGGAAGGTAATTTTGGCAATCAAATATTCTAAAAATGTCAATTCCATTTAGTTTAGAAATTTCACAAAACCTAAACAGGATTTTTGTGAATCAAAACTTTTTAATAACATTATCTGGATATGCGGTATAGCCAACTGCATTAGTTCCCCTGAAAAGCATTTGAAAAGGAATGTTAGGAATGCGAGCCCTAAGCTCTCTAAGACGCTCCCATGGACATTCGTTAAGAAATCGCATAGAAACATCGAAAGTGGCGCctaataattttttgaaatttttttgacCTCCCCACATCTCCAACGATAATAATCCGTTAAGATTACGAGCAACAAAGTCAGATATTGCCAACATGTCATATGTTCGGACTCGTGTAGCCAACAGTGACTGATGAGCGTCACGGAAGGTCGTATCAGTCAATAGAACTCCTAAAATAGTCTTTACAAATACAAGATTGCCTTTGTGCTCAACAACTGCCTTTGCAAAGGCCTCAGGGcccttatttaaaaaaattgatctCCATCCTTCCTTGGATAAATCATCTATCATATTCGAATCGAAAATTTTAATACCAGAAGTTTTTGAGACCAATGGAAGGTCGGGGACTAATCTGGCTGGAGGAAGTTGAGTCCCCCAGGATATAAATGGCCCGTTTACGACTATGTGACTCAAATATTTAAGCAAAGATTGAATTCTGTCCCGACCAAAAGAAACTTTCATCAATTCTGGTGAATTGTCGATAAATTTAGTGTCATATTCCCCAGAAATAAAGGCTTTATTTTGCATTACGTTTAGCAAATATGGAATATTAGTCTAATACAATACTGAATTGATAAATACATACTTTGACCCCACGAACTCGTGTTTCTCGCAAAGCACGAGTCATTTTTTTGCAAGCATTCTCGAAATTGTTGGAATTGACAATGACTTTTGTCAAAAGTGAATCGTAGTAGGGAAGAATAGATGAATTTGTATGGGGAGGGGAACTATCAATTCTAACCCCCTTTCCAAGTCCGGCTCTGTAGacctattaattattattaatatatctgaAACATCAAGTCTCCCAAAATCGGGAGCAAAGTCATTCGAAGGATCTTCTGTTGTAATTCTGCATTGAATTGAGACTCCTCTTTTATTGATTGAGTCCTGGTCTCTAATTCCCAAGGATTCAAGGGAATGTCCCTCAGCAACTCTTATTTGCATTTCAACAAGATCCAAtctaataatacaaacaatgattTGAAGTAACCCAGTAATTTCTTCACTTATAGTATGTTCTACTTGAAGACGCGAATTGACTTCAATGaagtaatgtctgttttctgcgTCAACCAAAAATTCAACTGTTCCCGCGTTGTTATAGTTTACATATTGTGCCAGCTTTACTGCATCGTTTAAAAGATTTTGGCGCACGTCCGAATTTAGGAAAGGTGCGGGAGCAATCTCTATCAGTTTTTGGTGTCTACGCTGTATTGAGCAATCTCGTTCGTAAAAATGGCGAATATTTCCATATAAATCGCCTAATTGTTTAACCAACGACTATAAACCCATAATTTGCACTTCGATATGTTTAGCATTATCTATATATCGTTCAATAAACAGTTCTCCGTTCCCGAAAGCTGCCAGAGCTTCTGAATGGGCTCTTTCGAAAGCCTCTGATACTTGCTAGAATATTTCAGAGTACACTCACATTAAGGGAATTAATCTTACGCATTCCGCGACCACCTCCTCCGTACGCTGCTTTAAATATGCAAGGAAGGCCATATTTCGTTATGAAGTCAACTGCCTCGGCAGCATTTCTGATTGGCTGTTCTGAACCAGGAATGAGATTAATTCCTAAAAATATTCGTTTTAATTAACCAGATGAGATGGCTGCTTTTCGTGCAGTGACCTTATTTCCCATTAAAGCGACAGTTTCAGGTCTGGGGCCGACATAAAGTATTCCTGCATTGGCACAAGCAGTAGCAAAATCTGGCTGTTCTGACAAGAAGCCATATCCTGGATGAATTGCATCTACACCTGTCGACTTTTAAagtaacaatatttttataaacttttgCAATGTTGATGATGTCAGGAATGGACATATAGGCTTGAACCGCTCCCAATCCTCTACCAACCAAATACGATTCGTCCGACTTGGTACGAAATGACTGTCCGCTGTCTTGTTCTGAGTAAATACCGACAGTACGAATATCCAATTCAGTGCAAGTTCGAAATATTCGGAGTGCAATTTCCCCTTTTTAACTGTTAAAAAGGTTGTATAAACCTCGGTTAGCAACAAGCAGTTTTTTAATGGGCGTGATGGTCAGATTTGTTGATAATGGGCGTATAGAAATGTTTAGCAAATTGAGATGGGTGTGATGAAAATGACATAGTCTTAGCATTTTATCtaaataaatgaacatttttttatttatacgaAAATTCCAAAAATATTCGTAAAAGTACTAATCAAAGCcaaggaaaattttaaataaatatacaaattatatttataatttaataataaaaattaaaattttgtaatttaataaatgtattaatCTAAAAAATCTTTTTCGGAGTCAAAAAACCATTTAAACATCGAATGAGTTTACAGAAAAGCAATCAAATAATTACATCACATGATCAATCTACCAATTCATAAATTTGTATTCTGCCTTTCGTTGTTTTGGATAGATGAGCCTGAATCAGAATGACTAAGTCTATTCATAATTAGTTTCCCATGACGTACAGCGTTGAAAGCCCTGTTAAAAGCAATTTCAATTATAGTTGGAAATTTGCTGAACAGCACAATTTTATATGTGACACCAAAATAATAATTAGTGATTTTTCAGTCCAAAAACCGCTTTGACTCTGACTCAGACTAGTTACAATCTTTTGAATCTGATTAAGCGCAATTAAAATCAGAACCCCCTGTGTggtgttcgataaaataaaaaggagATGCTTTGCATCCGCTGGATCATTATGCAATCATtgtaagaaaagcaagaaaactgTTGACCACTTGGCTACTCAGTGTGGTAAAATGCTCAACAGTGATTATCTCCGGAGACACAATGATGTTGTGAAGTGTATTCACCTTAACTCAGGGGTGTCAAACATGCGGCCGCGGGGCCGCATGTGGCCCTCGAAAGACATAGGTGCGGCCCTCAGCGTACTTTGCCAAACATAAGTGCGGTCTGATTTAATGGCTATACAatgcaaaaaattatttgttatttttttacatttaattaaaatttttaattgtatttttaaatcgtGTTTGTTAATGTCACGTGCTTCttctggaataaaaaagaaacgctCCTTGAAAGATGAACGGAGAGTGTTTCAAGATAAATGGGAACTTCTCTTTTTTTGCACAATGGTTGATGGAAAAATACATTGTTTGATATGCAACAAGTTTATCGCTATACCGAAAGAATACAACCTAAAGAGGCATTATCAATCTAATCATCTATTATACAATTATTTCGAAGGTATTAAGTTGCTTATTAACTAAGAAGGTCCAATGCGTGTTTCAAAGCTAAATGAATTGCGAAAAAAATTATCTGCGTTACAAACTCATTTCACAAAAAATCATAATCGAAGTACTGCATTAGTCACTGCAAGCTATGAAATCAGCAGAATGCTTGCAGTAAATGGAAAATCATATTGTGATGGTGATTTGCTGAACACATTAATGAAATGGCATTGAATTTGAAACACCAATTAAAGTCTGATTTGTTAAAATTCGAATATTTTTCAATTGCAATCGATGAAACAGTCGACGTCGTTGGAATTGCACAATTAGCAATCTTTTTTAGAGCGTGTGattcagattttaatatttatgaagaatttcTCGAACTGGTACCAATGCACGATACTACTACAAGTAAAGATATCTTTATAAAACTACTACAAATTTTCTTTGAATATGGGTTTGATTTGAAGAAGCTTGTATGTTTATGCACTGATGGTGCTCCGAATAtggttggacgacatgctggcgTTGCCGCTAAATTGCGAGCTGAAATAGAAAAGGTAAATCCCGGGTCATCATTTGctcattttcattatattattcatcagcaatatttgtgctcaaagatattaaaaatggaaaataccaTTAGTTTGGTCACGAAAACAGTAAACTATATCAGAGGTCATCCCCTCAACCACCGGCAGTTTAGTAAACTGCTGACAGATATTAATAATCAGTTCAGCGACATTCCTTTTTATACTCCAGTCCGCTGGTTATCACTTCACAAAGttgttaaaagattttatttgttgagatcggaaataattttatttatggagATGAAAGGGCAAAACACAGACGAAATGAAAAGTCAATCTTGGATCAAAGATTTGGCATTTGCAGTGGATATTACCACACATATGAACGACCTTAATTTAGAATTGCAAGGCAAAGACAAGCTCATAACTCAGTTGTCAGATCATATCAAGTGTtttatttcgaaaataaaattatggaagTTTCAGCTATTAAATGAAGATTTATCTCATTTTCCTACGTGCAAAGAGCTCAGGAGTACTGTTGATGCACATAATGTAATGAATTTTTCTCAGTATGAAAGACAACTAGAATCGCTGTTAAAGgaatttcaagaaatatttaatgattttggTCTTTTGAACAACAATTTTCATTATTCGCATCACCAttcttttttaatgtttccaATGCAGATGACCAAAATTAAAGGGCGATAATTGAATAATTTAGCTTCTCTTATTTTGGTTATTCATCATaataaatatcagaattaattTTCCATTAATGAGAAGTTATTATAAATGCGGCCCTCGAAGCGAAATTGTTACAAAATGCGGCCCTCAAAGCGAAATGAGTTTGACACCCCTGCCTTAACTTGTGCCGGATGTATGGACTTAAAAAAGCAAGACGATTGAAGGAACATTCTGTTCAGTTAACACTGTCGACGGGAAAAGTTGAAATCAGGTTTGATACAACAATCCTCACCGAAACAAAAGTAGAATACAACAAGCCAGATATCTTTGTCCACAACAAAGTCAGAAACGAAATAAATCTAATTGAAGTGGGTATTACTTCACAGGATAGTCTCAAGCAAGTGGAAGTTGAAAAGTGTCACAAGTATGATCTACTGGCCACTGAGCTCTCGCTTCTGTATAGCTGTCAAGTAAAAATAATTCCTGTGGttatgacatgggatggagttgtctcgaaatgcttcaaaaattatatgaagaaactATCTATTGAAGcaggaacgaggacatacattCAATCCGTTGTACTGAAAAAAACGCTCGAGAGTATGATGATCAAACACAAGCACGGAATGAAGGTATTCGGTGAAAAATACGCTTCTGCTTCCAACCGGTATGTGGAGATGGCATGCAAAGATGAAGACGACCCAATGTATGCTAAAGAAGATGCAATGGTTGAATCAGATGTGGTAGTGGGGAGTAAGAGGCAGCTAGAAGTAGACTCTTCTTCCAAGAGAAGGAGAGTGGATATCAGCGAGCTGGAGTGAGATCTGCTTAGTTTCTGAttaactattaatttattattggttTAAAAACGTTATTTGAAATTCGTGAAaacaattaatagaaaaatatccTCAACATTTATCCCCCAAAAATAAACTCAACTGAAAAAAATCTCAGTCTGTGTGGACACTCTATGCCCGTCCAACATTTCCAGGAGCGCAGTGGACACACTGTATGCCGCAGAAAAAacgatgagggcaaaggaaagaaaatacgAAGCGCTGCGAGACCGATTCGATTTCTATCTGATTGTGGTCGAGACAACTGGAAGAATAAGTGGGAAATCTCTTCGCTTCCTAAAGAAACTTCGACGCTTAGCCACATTAAAAAGGCACGACACACGTGAGACTCGGTGGCTTCTTCAGTTGATCTCTGTTGCTATCGTGAGAGGCAACACAAAGTCGATAATGTCGGCGGGGTCCACTTCAGATGGATGGCTTTGTTAAAATTATTcctattgttttaaaattgtaaGTTCTACAAGTAATATATGGATTTTTTGTTGATGTAACTACAGTGGGGCAAAAAAGTCATGGCACCTTTGCAAATTTTGACTAAATTTAACAATTCtttgcaaaaaaattattaaatacattactttaaaaaataaattagtaatatagaactttttagataaattattaaaaaaactatcTTAAAGGGAATTATTAATAGTGCACTAATTaacgatttatttttaaaagtcaatTTTTTGAGGGAAAAAGTAATGGCACGAAATCCAATTAATATTTAGTTGCATTCCCTTTTGCTAGCAGAACTGCTTCCAATCGttttttgtaagaaaaaattagtttttgacattctactttagaaatatttttccattcttcgtagcaaattgtttttaattcctggatattttttggttttcttaagccaacttttatttttaatattttccctaaGTTTTCGATGGGATTCAGGTCTGGCGATTGACTTGGCCATtccaaaacatttattttgttttttttctaaccaTTTAACGGTTACTTTTGACTTGTGCTTAGGATCGTTGTCATGCTGGAATGTCCAATGTTGTGTCAAATTTAAGTTCGCGACCGAAGGTAAAAgacatttttccaaaatttcgcAATATTTAAGAGAATTCATCATTCCATCAATTACAAATAGTTCACCAACACCTGTTGATGAAAAACACCCCACAACATGATACTACCTCCCCCGTGCTTTACGGTAGGTATGGTGCATTTTGGGATATACGCCTGATTTGATTTGCGCCAATTGAAAGCGTGTAGTTCAGTCCGAAAAGTTGTATTTTTGATTCGTCCGAccacaaaatattgtttatgaattcattttctttgttcaaaagATTTTTTGCATATTGGATTCGCGCTGAAAGgtgtattttctttaataacGGAACTCGACGGGGCCTTCGCTTATTGATACCTTCTTTGCGTAGTGTAGAAGTGATTGTACGAAGGGACACTGACGTTCCTGTGATTTTTAAATTATCGGCCAATTCTTTTCGAGTTATTTTTGGGTTTGAAGTAACTAATCTTTTCATTAATGAAGAAGAACGCAGAGATATCTTTTTTGGAGCACCCGATCTTGGTTTATTAATAACAGTTCCGCGTTGCTTCCATCGAGTAATAATATTTCGAACAGTACTTTTTGGTAATATCAACAATTTAGAAATCTCTCCATAACTTTTACCGTTTTGGTGGGCAGTTACAACTCGTTGTTTTAGGTCCAAAGAATGCTCTTTCCTCATCgacgagataattttaataaaatgcgaaaataaaagtatatttatactaATCGGAATCT
This window of the Octopus sinensis unplaced genomic scaffold, ASM634580v1 Contig02042, whole genome shotgun sequence genome carries:
- the LOC115227172 gene encoding uncharacterized protein LOC115227172, with the protein product MRKEHSLDLKQRVVTAHQNGKSYGEISKLLILPKSTVRNIITRWKQRGTVINKPRSGAPKKISLRSSSLMKRLVTSNPKITRKELADNLKITGTSVSLRTITSTLRKEGINKRRPRRVPLLKKIHLSARIQYAKNLLNKENEFINNILWSDESKIQLFGLNYTLSIGANQIRRISQNAPYLP